In one Ralstonia pickettii genomic region, the following are encoded:
- a CDS encoding DUF2252 family protein, which translates to MSQRKSSHSAVSPKNRAPILARLRQSKMTRSTHAYVRGSTVKFYEWLSEVQPHTFPEGPTIWICGDCHVGNLGPIGHTSGAARIQIRDLDQTVLGNPAHDLIRLGVSLATAARGSDLPGIVTARMVEALMAGYLHGIDPDAALRLPPRPASVRTAMKAATARTWKELAKERLSDTSPTIPLGRHFWPLSREERRELKHLVSQHEVLALVARLYEMPGEASVSIVDAAYWVKGCSSLGQRRYAVLLAVDQDRGPRYRLIDIKEAGKAAAPSTAAGEMPRINGERVVTGARRLSPDLGDRMAWGRMLGGSFFMRELQPQDLKLSVDKLEHEDATVLAAYLGNVVGLAHGSQMPRDVAMAWHRELRARHGRSIDAPFWLWSSIVDLLGRHERQYLEYCRAWAG; encoded by the coding sequence ATGTCCCAACGAAAATCGTCGCACAGCGCGGTGAGCCCCAAAAACCGTGCACCCATACTTGCCCGGCTGCGGCAATCGAAGATGACGCGTTCCACCCATGCGTACGTTCGCGGCAGCACCGTGAAGTTCTACGAGTGGCTGAGCGAGGTGCAGCCGCACACGTTTCCCGAGGGGCCCACCATCTGGATCTGCGGCGATTGCCACGTCGGCAACCTCGGCCCGATCGGCCATACCTCCGGCGCCGCGCGCATACAGATCCGGGATCTGGACCAGACGGTGCTGGGCAATCCCGCGCACGATTTGATCCGGCTTGGCGTCTCGTTGGCGACGGCCGCACGAGGATCGGACCTCCCTGGCATCGTGACCGCACGCATGGTGGAGGCGCTGATGGCGGGGTACCTGCACGGTATCGACCCCGATGCAGCGTTGCGCTTGCCGCCGCGCCCTGCATCCGTTCGCACAGCCATGAAAGCGGCAACTGCACGTACGTGGAAAGAACTGGCCAAGGAGCGGCTGAGCGACACGTCTCCAACCATTCCGCTAGGGCGCCATTTCTGGCCGCTCTCACGAGAAGAGCGGCGCGAACTGAAACATCTTGTGAGCCAGCACGAGGTGCTTGCACTGGTGGCGCGTCTTTACGAAATGCCGGGCGAAGCCTCCGTCAGCATCGTGGATGCGGCGTACTGGGTCAAAGGATGCAGCTCGCTCGGGCAGCGGCGTTATGCCGTCTTGCTGGCTGTCGACCAGGACCGCGGGCCGCGGTACCGGCTGATCGACATCAAGGAGGCGGGCAAGGCCGCGGCGCCAAGCACCGCTGCAGGCGAGATGCCGCGGATCAACGGGGAACGCGTAGTCACCGGCGCGCGGCGTCTTTCTCCTGACTTGGGCGATCGAATGGCATGGGGGCGCATGCTTGGCGGTAGCTTCTTCATGCGCGAGCTGCAGCCGCAAGACCTGAAGCTGTCGGTCGACAAGCTGGAGCACGAGGACGCCACGGTCCTGGCCGCATATCTGGGCAACGTCGTCGGCCTTGCGCATGGCAGCCAGATGCCCCGGGATGTCGCGATGGCATGGCACCGTGAGTTGCGGGCGCGTCATGGACGCTCCATCGACGCGCCGTTCTGGCTCTGGTCCTCGATTGTCGATCTGCTTGGACGGCACGAGCGCCAGTATCTCGAGTACTGCCGCGCCTGGGCTGGCTGA
- a CDS encoding HU family DNA-binding protein — MATKTKTAAKTAAKKASPAKKAAPAKKPAATTPTLKPLKDTFTKASLVSHLAEQAAVDAKAVKAVLLHLENTIVASLHKKGAGEFTLPGLFKVTSVKVPATKRRFGKNPFTGVDQWFEAKPATVRVKVRALKKVKDAAINS; from the coding sequence ATGGCCACCAAAACCAAGACCGCTGCCAAGACCGCTGCAAAGAAGGCCTCGCCGGCAAAGAAGGCCGCGCCAGCAAAGAAGCCTGCTGCAACGACGCCGACCCTCAAGCCCTTGAAGGACACGTTCACCAAGGCGAGCCTGGTGAGCCATCTGGCGGAACAAGCTGCCGTCGACGCCAAGGCGGTGAAGGCGGTGCTGCTCCATCTGGAGAACACCATCGTGGCTTCGCTGCACAAGAAGGGCGCGGGTGAGTTCACGCTGCCGGGCCTGTTCAAGGTGACGTCGGTCAAGGTGCCGGCAACCAAGCGCCGCTTCGGCAAGAACCCCTTTACCGGTGTGGATCAGTGGTTCGAAGCCAAACCGGCAACCGTGCGCGTCAAGGTCCGCGCCTTGAAAAAGGTCAAGGACGCAGCGATCAACAGCTGA
- a CDS encoding DUF2894 domain-containing protein, translating to MSRIEASTQAMLDSWRASGADRLDRLRFCFIEALHRRAAGQTGEARRILDGRLAELIAAYAADLDRPTATSDASDANAPADSALAELLRDIASQQRTDVGEASDGGSGPHRHALPELKILEDVRETWSRVRAEKQLRDALDKVPVNAGPLNSSSLVHRSLLLMREVSPDYLRQLLSYVDALSWLERMSGDGAVGGQDAARGGGKTARKAR from the coding sequence GTGAGCCGCATTGAGGCGTCGACGCAGGCCATGCTCGACAGCTGGCGCGCAAGCGGCGCGGACCGGCTGGACCGCCTGCGCTTCTGCTTCATCGAGGCGTTGCATCGGCGTGCGGCCGGCCAAACCGGCGAGGCGCGCCGCATTCTCGACGGGCGGCTCGCCGAGCTGATCGCGGCCTACGCGGCAGACCTCGATCGCCCGACGGCAACGTCCGACGCGAGCGACGCAAATGCGCCTGCCGACAGCGCGTTGGCGGAGCTACTGCGTGACATTGCCAGCCAGCAACGCACGGATGTCGGCGAGGCTTCGGATGGCGGATCTGGGCCTCATCGGCATGCATTACCGGAGCTGAAGATTCTCGAAGACGTGCGCGAAACCTGGTCCCGCGTCCGCGCCGAGAAACAGTTGCGCGACGCCCTGGACAAGGTGCCGGTCAATGCCGGTCCGCTGAATTCGAGCAGTCTTGTGCATCGTTCATTGCTATTGATGCGCGAGGTGTCGCCCGATTATCTGCGGCAGCTTTTGTCGTATGTGGACGCGCTTTCGTGGCTGGAACGCATGAGCGGGGACGGCGCCGTCGGTGGCCAGGATGCGGCACGCGGCGGCGGAAAGACGGCGCGCAAGGCGCGCTAA
- a CDS encoding OmpA family protein, producing MNDEIDGGIEATAPVWAAFGDLMSVLLGAFVLILVGVIGVQLELSSKLENEVKQREAEAQRRKTLEQALAGPLAAGRVTLVNGRIGINGNVLFAINSDQLQPEGRALMKSLAGPLAAYLTSREEILMVSGFSDDQQVRAGNRLFADNWELSAKRALTVTRALIDEGIPASSVFAAAFGSQQPVSSNADDVGRAKNRRVEIAPVPRQAASNGGRREPH from the coding sequence ATGAACGACGAGATCGACGGTGGCATCGAGGCCACGGCGCCGGTCTGGGCCGCGTTCGGCGACCTGATGTCGGTGCTGCTGGGCGCGTTTGTGCTGATTCTGGTCGGCGTGATCGGCGTGCAGCTGGAGCTGTCCTCCAAGCTGGAAAACGAGGTCAAGCAGCGCGAGGCCGAGGCACAGCGCCGCAAGACACTGGAGCAGGCGCTGGCCGGCCCGCTGGCGGCCGGGCGTGTGACGCTCGTCAACGGGCGCATCGGCATCAACGGCAACGTGCTCTTTGCGATCAACTCCGATCAATTGCAGCCCGAGGGCCGCGCGCTGATGAAGAGCCTGGCGGGGCCGCTGGCCGCGTATCTCACTTCGCGTGAAGAGATCCTGATGGTGAGTGGCTTTTCCGATGACCAGCAGGTGCGTGCCGGTAACCGGCTGTTTGCCGATAACTGGGAGCTGTCCGCCAAGCGCGCCTTGACGGTGACGCGTGCGTTGATCGACGAGGGCATTCCGGCGTCGAGCGTGTTTGCCGCTGCGTTTGGATCGCAGCAGCCTGTGAGTTCCAATGCAGACGACGTCGGGCGCGCCAAAAACCGGCGTGTGGAAATCGCGCCTGTCCCCAGGCAGGCTGCTTCCAACGGTGGACGTCGTGAGCCGCATTGA
- a CDS encoding DUF802 domain-containing protein, producing the protein MSRHHLNLIVFSVGLAALGWIAGGYLVGGNLLALAVTLVIGAAYVAGALELRRYRQATGTVAQAVAGLSETPPTLAAWLEQLHPSLRHAVRLRVEGERVALPAPALTPYLVGLLVLLGMLGTLLGMVVTLKGTGAALESATDLQAIRASLAAPIKGLGFSFGTSIAGVATSAMLGLLSALCRRERLQAVQALDAKIATTLRIYSHAHQREETFKLLQRQSDVMPALVDRLQAMMTSLEQQGAASSERQIAAQQAFLDKAETAYSQLASSVGQSLKDSAAESARVASAALQPVVETTMAGLARESAALQETVTHAVQRQLDGLSTRFEATAEAVSGIWNNALSAHQRSSEALVGQVGTSLDRFAETFEQRSARLLDGVAERLDATAGGLSAAWRDALGRQEHTHAELAAQNQRALEAAAATFERHATSLQDASRQSHTALQAALEARDAQRLAAWTEALSATGEKLGQAWEKTGADTANRQQDICDALAQTARDIAAQQEASRQSQAALQAALEARDAQRLAAWTDALGAMGAKLSEAWEKAGADTVNRQQQICDALEQTARDISAQTQAHANDTIGEISRLVQAASEAPRAAAEVVAELRQKLTDSMVRDTAMLDERARLLGTLETLLDAVNHASTEQRAAVDALVATSADLLERVGDRFTDRVETETGKLGAVAAQVTGSAVEVASLGEAFGVAVQLFGESNDKLAAQLQRIEAALEKSLTRSDEQLAYYVAQAREVIDLSMLSQKQILEDLQRLGDQRALAGTEAA; encoded by the coding sequence ATGTCCAGACATCACCTGAATCTCATCGTTTTTTCTGTCGGGCTGGCGGCCTTGGGGTGGATTGCCGGCGGTTACCTCGTTGGCGGAAACCTGCTGGCGCTGGCCGTCACGCTTGTGATCGGTGCCGCCTATGTGGCGGGCGCGCTGGAGCTGCGCCGCTATCGGCAAGCCACGGGCACGGTCGCCCAGGCCGTGGCAGGGTTGTCCGAGACGCCGCCCACTCTGGCGGCATGGCTGGAGCAACTGCACCCGAGCCTGCGCCATGCCGTGCGCCTGCGCGTGGAAGGCGAGCGCGTTGCGCTGCCCGCGCCCGCATTGACGCCGTATCTGGTGGGCCTGCTGGTGCTGCTTGGCATGCTCGGCACGCTGCTCGGCATGGTGGTGACGCTCAAGGGCACGGGCGCAGCGCTGGAAAGCGCGACGGATTTGCAGGCGATCCGCGCATCGCTGGCCGCCCCGATCAAGGGGTTGGGATTCTCGTTCGGCACCTCGATTGCCGGTGTGGCAACGTCGGCCATGCTGGGGTTGCTCTCGGCGCTGTGTCGGCGCGAGCGGCTGCAGGCCGTGCAGGCGCTCGACGCAAAGATCGCGACCACGCTGCGCATCTACTCGCACGCACATCAGCGTGAAGAAACGTTCAAGCTTCTGCAGCGGCAATCCGATGTGATGCCCGCGCTGGTTGATCGGCTGCAGGCGATGATGACGTCGCTGGAGCAGCAGGGCGCGGCCAGCAGCGAGCGACAGATCGCCGCCCAGCAGGCATTTCTCGACAAGGCGGAGACCGCTTACAGCCAGCTTGCGTCGTCGGTCGGTCAGTCCTTGAAGGACAGCGCAGCGGAAAGCGCACGCGTTGCCAGCGCCGCGCTGCAGCCGGTGGTGGAAACGACGATGGCCGGGCTCGCGCGGGAATCGGCCGCGCTGCAGGAGACGGTCACGCACGCGGTGCAGCGTCAGCTCGACGGCCTGTCGACGCGCTTTGAAGCGACGGCCGAGGCGGTTTCCGGCATCTGGAACAACGCCCTGTCGGCGCACCAACGCTCGAGTGAGGCGCTGGTCGGTCAGGTCGGCACGTCGCTGGACCGGTTTGCCGAGACATTCGAGCAACGCTCGGCGCGGTTGCTCGATGGCGTTGCCGAGCGTCTGGATGCCACCGCTGGCGGCCTGTCCGCCGCCTGGCGCGATGCGTTGGGCCGCCAGGAACACACCCACGCCGAACTGGCCGCGCAGAACCAGCGTGCGCTGGAGGCGGCCGCTGCCACGTTCGAGCGGCACGCCACGTCGTTGCAAGATGCGTCGCGCCAATCGCATACGGCGCTGCAAGCCGCACTGGAAGCACGAGACGCGCAACGTCTCGCGGCCTGGACCGAGGCGCTCAGCGCAACGGGCGAGAAGCTCGGCCAGGCGTGGGAGAAAACCGGCGCCGATACGGCGAATCGTCAGCAAGATATCTGCGATGCGTTGGCGCAGACAGCGCGCGATATCGCCGCGCAGCAGGAGGCATCGCGTCAGTCGCAAGCCGCGCTGCAAGCTGCGCTGGAAGCGAGAGACGCGCAACGTCTGGCGGCCTGGACCGATGCCCTTGGCGCGATGGGCGCCAAGCTCAGCGAGGCGTGGGAGAAAGCCGGCGCCGATACGGTAAACCGTCAGCAGCAGATTTGCGACGCACTGGAGCAGACGGCACGCGACATTTCCGCGCAAACGCAGGCACACGCCAACGACACGATCGGCGAGATTTCGCGCCTGGTCCAAGCCGCTTCGGAAGCGCCCAGGGCCGCCGCCGAAGTGGTGGCCGAGCTGCGCCAGAAGCTGACTGACAGCATGGTGCGCGATACCGCGATGCTGGACGAGCGTGCGCGCCTGCTGGGCACGCTGGAAACGCTGCTCGACGCGGTCAACCATGCATCGACCGAGCAGCGCGCGGCGGTGGATGCGCTGGTGGCGACATCGGCGGACCTGCTGGAGCGCGTGGGTGACCGGTTCACCGATCGGGTGGAGACCGAGACCGGCAAGCTCGGCGCGGTGGCTGCGCAGGTGACCGGCAGCGCAGTCGAGGTGGCGAGCCTGGGCGAGGCGTTTGGCGTGGCCGTGCAGCTGTTTGGCGAGTCGAACGACAAGCTTGCGGCCCAGCTGCAGCGTATCGAAGCCGCGCTCGAGAAGTCGCTCACCCGCAGCGACGAACAGCTCGCCTACTACGTGGCGCAGGCGCGTGAGGTGATCGACCTGAGCATGCTGTCTCAGAAGCAGATCCTGGAAGACCTGCAACGGCTGGGTGACCAGCGCGCGCTGGCCGGGACCGAAGCGGCATGA
- a CDS encoding DUF3348 domain-containing protein, with protein sequence MAYAQQRRALSGPALIRILARLTDVDVSASAQPLSDRLSQWLSWTDAITLSSALSAAPPAGASGTRPGGPDAETIAARVRAALAKSIASSCAPDARPGPRAPIQGPLAPVVVDYADFRQRYVLVQQTMELEIGELRGRLRRLLAARTPDLARLAVLDASMEQALAGRERSLLGAIPAMLARYFERLRAAEQQRQAELPAEGQATPSTSRAWLDAFRKDMQSVLLAELDVRFQPIDGLLAALRPR encoded by the coding sequence ATGGCGTACGCCCAGCAACGCAGGGCGCTCAGCGGCCCTGCGCTGATCCGCATTCTTGCTCGCCTGACGGACGTCGACGTTTCCGCATCTGCGCAGCCCCTTTCTGACCGGTTGAGCCAATGGCTCAGCTGGACGGATGCCATTACGCTCTCCTCGGCATTGAGCGCGGCACCGCCCGCCGGTGCCTCCGGCACGCGGCCCGGGGGCCCGGACGCCGAGACGATCGCGGCCCGTGTCCGTGCGGCGTTGGCAAAGTCCATCGCGTCCAGTTGCGCGCCGGACGCCAGGCCTGGGCCTCGCGCGCCGATCCAGGGCCCCTTGGCGCCCGTGGTAGTCGACTATGCCGATTTCCGGCAGCGCTACGTGCTGGTGCAGCAGACGATGGAACTCGAGATCGGCGAGCTGCGTGGCCGCCTGCGGCGCCTGCTGGCTGCCAGGACGCCCGACCTCGCGCGCCTTGCGGTGCTGGACGCCAGCATGGAGCAGGCGCTCGCAGGCCGCGAGCGTTCGTTGCTGGGGGCCATTCCAGCGATGCTCGCGCGGTACTTCGAGCGCTTGCGCGCGGCCGAGCAGCAGCGGCAGGCCGAGTTGCCCGCAGAGGGCCAGGCCACCCCATCCACATCCCGCGCCTGGCTGGACGCGTTCCGCAAGGATATGCAGAGCGTGCTCCTGGCCGAGCTTGATGTTCGTTTTCAACCGATCGACGGGTTGCTCGCAGCCCTTCGCCCCCGCTAA
- a CDS encoding methyltransferase, whose amino-acid sequence MTEHPTLTWTDDRPEASSDAVHTAVWRSEAGNPPPKRVVIADDRTTADAAYRLACEGTALLWQGDFQNARQLLQAMSRRTDRKPGKARKEPASPIDAFNLHRQAQSQRARTLGMLLIPLDADYTIPLRRAPDMRDACTEAYGTSHAASVVSLRELLGLIGAHEWRKKGVEIPALGGERIHPHYGVFSPVRGEYIELVANAPLPSKTLAFDIGTGTGVLAAVLAKRGVKRVIGTDQDPRALACARENLARLGLQAQVDVVDADLFPEGRAPLIVCNPPWLPARPSSPIERAVYDPDSRMLRGFLEGLAAHLEPNGEGWLILSDFAEHLGLRTRDALLAMIDAAGLQVVGREDIKPKHPKASDENDPLYRARVAEVTSLWRLKARQ is encoded by the coding sequence GTGACCGAACACCCCACCCTCACCTGGACCGACGACCGCCCTGAAGCCAGCAGCGACGCCGTCCATACCGCCGTCTGGCGCTCCGAAGCCGGCAACCCGCCGCCCAAGCGCGTGGTCATCGCGGATGATCGCACCACCGCTGATGCGGCCTATCGCCTCGCCTGCGAAGGCACGGCATTGCTCTGGCAAGGCGACTTCCAGAACGCGCGCCAACTGCTGCAAGCCATGTCCCGCCGCACGGATCGCAAACCCGGCAAGGCGCGCAAGGAACCCGCCTCGCCCATCGATGCGTTCAACCTGCACCGGCAGGCGCAATCGCAGCGCGCCCGCACGCTCGGCATGCTGCTGATTCCACTGGATGCGGATTACACGATCCCGCTGCGCCGCGCCCCCGACATGCGCGACGCCTGCACGGAGGCTTACGGCACGAGCCACGCCGCTTCCGTCGTCTCGCTGCGTGAGCTGCTTGGTTTGATCGGCGCGCATGAGTGGCGCAAGAAGGGTGTGGAGATTCCCGCGCTCGGTGGTGAGCGCATTCACCCGCACTACGGCGTGTTCTCGCCGGTGCGCGGCGAATACATCGAGCTGGTGGCGAATGCGCCGTTGCCTTCCAAAACGCTAGCGTTCGATATCGGCACGGGCACGGGTGTGCTGGCGGCGGTGCTCGCCAAACGCGGCGTGAAACGCGTCATCGGCACCGATCAGGACCCGCGTGCCCTGGCCTGTGCGCGGGAGAACCTGGCGCGTCTCGGGCTGCAGGCCCAGGTCGACGTTGTCGATGCGGATCTGTTTCCTGAAGGCCGTGCGCCGCTGATTGTGTGCAACCCGCCTTGGCTGCCGGCACGGCCCAGCTCGCCCATCGAGCGCGCCGTCTACGATCCGGACAGCCGCATGCTGCGGGGCTTTCTGGAGGGCCTCGCCGCCCATCTGGAGCCGAATGGCGAGGGCTGGTTGATCCTGTCGGACTTTGCCGAGCATCTTGGGCTGCGCACGCGCGATGCCCTGCTGGCGATGATCGATGCGGCCGGCCTGCAGGTGGTGGGTCGGGAGGACATCAAGCCGAAGCACCCGAAGGCGTCCGATGAAAACGACCCGCTCTATCGCGCGCGCGTTGCCGAGGTCACGTCGCTGTGGCGCCTGAAGGCACGCCAGTAA
- a CDS encoding TIGR03862 family flavoprotein: MSETSNAPLVAVIGAGPAGLMAAEVLSRNGVRVEVFDAMPSAGRKFLLAGIGGMNITHSEPLDAFLGRYRTRREALAPLIGRFSPDALRAWIHGLGIDTFVGSSGRVFPTEMKAAPLLRAWLHRLRESGVQLHMRHRWVGWAEPSDHAQVLRFETAGVERLVQADAVVLAMGGGSWPRLGSDGAWVPLLEARGVQVQPLQPANCGFDADWSAYFQERFAGQPVKSVAIGLRSAEDGALQFRQGEFVVTQTGIEGGLVYALSAPIRDALAAEGSATIWLDLAPGWSAQRVTDELMRPRGARSMSSHLQSKLNITGVKLGLLRECLSKEAFADLAQLAKAIKALPLRLTRTRPIEEAISTAGGVAFEALDAKLMIERLPGVFCAGEMLDWEAPTGGYLLTACFASGAAAGQGALDYLARMAR, translated from the coding sequence ATGTCCGAAACATCCAACGCCCCTCTCGTTGCCGTCATCGGCGCCGGCCCCGCCGGGCTCATGGCCGCTGAAGTCCTGTCGCGCAACGGCGTGCGTGTGGAGGTGTTCGACGCCATGCCTTCGGCCGGGCGCAAGTTCCTGCTGGCGGGCATCGGCGGGATGAACATCACGCATTCGGAGCCGCTCGATGCGTTTCTCGGGCGTTATCGCACGCGGCGCGAGGCACTGGCGCCGCTCATCGGCCGCTTCAGCCCTGACGCCCTGCGCGCTTGGATTCATGGGCTGGGCATCGACACATTTGTCGGCAGCTCGGGCCGTGTGTTTCCGACCGAGATGAAGGCGGCGCCCTTGCTGCGCGCATGGCTGCACCGCCTGCGCGAGTCGGGCGTGCAGCTGCACATGCGGCATCGCTGGGTGGGGTGGGCAGAACCGTCGGACCACGCGCAGGTGCTGCGCTTTGAAACCGCTGGTGTTGAACGGCTGGTGCAAGCCGATGCCGTGGTACTGGCCATGGGCGGCGGCAGTTGGCCCCGCCTGGGCTCCGACGGCGCCTGGGTGCCGTTGCTGGAGGCGCGCGGCGTGCAGGTGCAACCCTTGCAGCCCGCCAACTGCGGGTTCGACGCCGATTGGAGCGCGTATTTCCAGGAGCGTTTTGCGGGGCAGCCCGTGAAGTCGGTCGCGATCGGTTTGCGCTCGGCCGAGGACGGTGCGCTGCAATTCCGCCAGGGCGAGTTCGTCGTCACGCAGACGGGCATTGAAGGCGGTCTCGTCTATGCGTTGTCGGCGCCCATTCGGGATGCGCTGGCCGCAGAGGGCAGTGCGACGATCTGGCTTGACCTTGCGCCAGGCTGGAGTGCGCAACGTGTGACGGATGAACTGATGCGCCCGCGCGGCGCGCGTTCGATGTCGAGCCATCTGCAAAGCAAGCTGAACATCACGGGCGTGAAGCTCGGCTTGCTGCGCGAGTGCCTGAGCAAGGAAGCGTTTGCCGATTTGGCTCAATTGGCCAAAGCCATCAAGGCGCTGCCGTTACGGCTCACACGCACGCGGCCCATTGAGGAGGCGATCAGCACCGCGGGCGGCGTTGCATTTGAAGCGCTGGATGCAAAGCTGATGATCGAGCGTCTGCCGGGCGTGTTCTGCGCCGGCGAGATGCTCGATTGGGAAGCGCCGACGGGCGGCTATCTGCTGACGGCGTGTTTTGCGAGCGGCGCCGCTGCCGGGCAGGGCGCGCTCGACTACCTGGCGAGGATGGCGCGCTGA
- a CDS encoding class I SAM-dependent methyltransferase, which produces MSNKTHEIRPNQSIELLKELHILTRDGKMNQDSRRKLKQVYHLFQFIEPLMADVQQAKGHVTLVDHGAGKSYLGFILYDLFCKEQPGDGTSHIYGIETREELVAKSTELAARLGFKGMSFLNLSVAESITSDKLPGTIDIVTALHACNTATDDAIRFALEKHAQYIVLVPCCQAEVAGVLRKNKGKSLGNALTEIWRHPLHTREFGSQVTNVLRCLQLEAHGYQVSVTELVGWEHSMKNELIIAHYKDLPRRRPTERLNEVISTLGLEELHERFFAPAGA; this is translated from the coding sequence ATGTCCAACAAGACCCACGAAATCCGCCCCAACCAGTCGATCGAACTGCTCAAGGAACTGCACATCCTGACGCGCGACGGCAAGATGAACCAGGACAGCCGCCGCAAGCTCAAGCAGGTCTATCACCTGTTCCAGTTCATCGAGCCGTTGATGGCCGACGTGCAGCAAGCCAAGGGGCACGTCACGCTGGTCGACCACGGCGCGGGCAAGTCTTACCTCGGCTTCATCCTGTACGACCTGTTCTGCAAGGAACAGCCGGGCGACGGCACCTCACATATCTACGGCATTGAGACTCGCGAAGAGCTGGTCGCCAAGTCGACCGAGCTTGCCGCGCGGCTGGGCTTCAAGGGGATGTCGTTCCTGAACCTGTCGGTGGCGGAATCGATCACGTCCGACAAGCTGCCCGGCACGATCGACATCGTCACGGCACTGCATGCGTGCAATACCGCCACGGACGATGCGATCCGCTTTGCGCTCGAAAAGCATGCGCAATACATCGTGCTCGTGCCGTGCTGCCAGGCGGAGGTGGCCGGCGTGCTGCGCAAGAACAAGGGCAAGTCGCTCGGCAACGCGCTCACGGAAATCTGGCGCCACCCGCTGCACACGCGCGAATTCGGCAGCCAGGTCACCAACGTGCTGCGCTGCCTTCAGCTTGAAGCGCACGGCTATCAGGTCAGCGTGACGGAACTCGTCGGGTGGGAACACTCGATGAAAAACGAACTGATCATCGCGCACTACAAAGATCTGCCGCGTCGCCGCCCGACCGAGCGACTGAACGAGGTGATCAGCACGCTGGGGCTGGAGGAACTGCACGAACGGTTTTTCGCGCCGGCTGGCGCCTGA
- a CDS encoding sensor domain-containing diguanylate cyclase, which yields MQSASDSVSSPAAVGVNLIDFFDVTPTSLWLEDYSDLHRLFAEWRAAGVTDLQHFLEEDVSRVAACSACIKVLRVNRRTLSMYAAPDAETLTARLADVLRDDMLEAHVGELVQLWSGEPSFESRSVNYTLDGRRLDILLKGVVLPDHAQPWDRVVVAVDDITELEDARRRAAASQLYARGVFEHAPVSLWVENFSTIKMLLDEVRMQGITDFRTFTDVHPEFVERCMQEIQVLDVNGFTLEMFKARNRNDLLGRLPEIFRDDMRPHFREQLIDLWEGKLFQQREVVNYGLDGNPLNIHLQFSVFPGREKDWDMVLLALTDITARKKAESYLEYLGKHDVLTKLKNRSFYVDEINRLERKGPFPVTVIMIDLNDLKRVNDQLGHAAGDALLRRAGEVLGKAVDKPAHAARIGGDEFAVLLPGADAQAGAALVESLRKLVELNNQFYPGAELGFSMGCATCHEGGRLEETLREADVAMYEDKRVQHEGKRTA from the coding sequence ATGCAATCCGCGTCCGATAGCGTCAGCAGCCCGGCGGCTGTGGGTGTCAACCTGATCGATTTCTTCGATGTCACCCCCACTTCATTGTGGCTGGAGGATTACAGCGACCTGCACCGCCTCTTTGCCGAGTGGCGCGCCGCCGGCGTAACCGACCTGCAACACTTTCTGGAAGAGGACGTATCACGCGTGGCGGCCTGTTCGGCCTGCATCAAGGTGCTGCGCGTGAACCGGCGCACGTTGTCCATGTACGCCGCCCCGGACGCCGAAACCCTCACTGCCCGCCTGGCCGACGTACTGCGCGACGACATGCTTGAAGCGCACGTGGGCGAACTCGTCCAACTCTGGTCTGGCGAACCGTCGTTCGAGAGCCGCAGCGTCAACTACACGCTTGACGGCCGCCGCCTCGACATCCTGCTCAAGGGCGTTGTCCTGCCTGACCACGCCCAGCCGTGGGACCGCGTGGTGGTGGCCGTGGACGACATCACCGAACTCGAAGACGCCCGCCGCCGTGCCGCGGCCAGCCAACTCTATGCGCGCGGGGTGTTCGAGCATGCGCCGGTGTCGCTGTGGGTGGAGAACTTCAGCACCATCAAGATGCTGCTGGACGAAGTGCGCATGCAGGGCATCACCGATTTCCGCACCTTTACCGACGTGCATCCGGAGTTTGTCGAGCGCTGCATGCAGGAAATCCAGGTGCTCGACGTCAACGGCTTCACGCTGGAGATGTTCAAGGCGCGTAACCGCAATGACCTGCTGGGCCGCTTGCCGGAAATCTTTCGCGACGACATGCGCCCGCACTTTCGCGAGCAGCTGATCGACTTGTGGGAAGGCAAGCTCTTCCAGCAGCGCGAGGTGGTCAACTATGGGCTGGATGGCAACCCGCTGAACATCCACCTGCAGTTCTCGGTGTTTCCGGGCCGCGAGAAGGATTGGGACATGGTGCTGCTGGCGCTGACCGACATCACGGCGCGCAAGAAGGCCGAGTCATACCTGGAATATCTCGGCAAGCACGACGTGCTGACCAAGCTGAAGAACCGCTCGTTCTATGTGGACGAGATCAACCGGCTGGAGCGCAAGGGCCCGTTTCCGGTCACGGTCATCATGATCGACCTGAACGACTTGAAGCGCGTGAATGACCAGCTCGGCCACGCCGCAGGCGATGCGCTGCTGCGCCGCGCCGGCGAGGTGCTCGGCAAGGCCGTCGACAAACCTGCACACGCTGCGCGCATTGGTGGCGACGAGTTTGCCGTGCTGTTGCCCGGTGCCGATGCCCAGGCCGGTGCGGCGCTGGTGGAGAGCCTGCGCAAGCTGGTCGAACTCAACAATCAGTTCTATCCGGGCGCGGAGCTTGGGTTTTCCATGGGCTGCGCCACCTGCCACGAAGGCGGGCGTCTGGAAGAAACGCTGCGCGAGGCTGATGTCGCGATGTACGAAGACAAGCGGGTGCAGCACGAAGGCAAGCGCACGGCATAA